One part of the Dyadobacter sp. 676 genome encodes these proteins:
- a CDS encoding choice-of-anchor Q domain-containing protein → MRRVFLAFALLVSSFIKTNATVLYVSLNATGNNDGTTWANAYTNLQAAIDAAASGDSIFVAQATYQPATNTAFSMKEGVKIFGGFIGTETDFAQRNLANKATLQGNRANVMLNVNNGLTSAALLDGFFITSGYQSLGGGIYNSSVSPTISNCIFSNNQAASYGGGIFNYNSSPTITNCGFSNNSTQSGGGGGMANTGTSRPVIMNCIFTGNSAFNGGAIYEFASTGSVITNCTFAGNTAIAYGGGLCNTSLSVTVTNCTFAANSAGSGGGILNSRAGAVISNTIIWGNTSGLVSLNSTVTVTYSNLQDGVISGTGNLSLDPLFTDAASMDFTLQSGSPCIDAGTPDTTGLNIGIADLAGKGRIAGESVDMGAYEFGNVLPVTLISFSAKPVATHSVELEWATAQETQNARFVIERSKDLVSFEPVVEIRDVAGNSSTLQTYKAVDPMPYSGTSYYRLIQYDIDGTRTVSRIVSVIARSRDYAVYPNPVQSQSFRVSVDEPVTAKIEARSASGQTIPFRRKPLDTQAVEISPLASLLPGTYLITVQERAVKRTFSLIVQ, encoded by the coding sequence ATGAGAAGAGTTTTCCTAGCCTTTGCTTTGCTGGTAAGCAGCTTTATTAAAACAAACGCTACGGTTCTTTATGTAAGCCTGAATGCTACGGGAAATAATGATGGCACCACTTGGGCTAATGCTTATACCAATTTGCAAGCCGCTATTGATGCAGCCGCAAGCGGCGACAGCATTTTTGTAGCCCAAGCGACGTATCAGCCAGCGACCAATACCGCTTTTTCCATGAAAGAAGGCGTTAAAATATTCGGTGGTTTCATTGGTACTGAGACCGATTTCGCGCAGCGCAATCTTGCCAACAAAGCTACCTTGCAAGGCAATCGCGCAAACGTTATGCTTAATGTCAACAACGGCCTGACGAGTGCCGCCTTGTTAGACGGATTTTTCATTACAAGTGGATACCAAAGCCTTGGTGGCGGTATATATAACAGCAGTGTTTCGCCCACTATCAGCAACTGCATTTTTTCCAACAATCAGGCAGCCTCTTATGGAGGCGGTATATTTAACTATAATTCTTCGCCAACTATTACGAACTGTGGTTTCTCGAACAATTCAACACAATCCGGCGGCGGCGGCGGCATGGCTAATACGGGTACTTCCCGGCCGGTTATTATGAATTGTATTTTTACAGGAAATTCAGCATTTAATGGTGGTGCCATTTATGAATTTGCGTCTACGGGTTCGGTTATTACCAATTGTACTTTTGCTGGCAACACTGCAATCGCATATGGCGGTGGCCTATGTAATACTTCTTTATCTGTTACCGTTACGAACTGTACATTTGCGGCAAATTCGGCCGGCTCCGGTGGCGGTATACTTAATTCTCGTGCTGGTGCGGTTATTTCCAATACCATAATCTGGGGCAATACAAGTGGTTTGGTTAGCCTGAACTCGACAGTCACCGTCACTTACAGCAATTTGCAAGATGGCGTCATTAGCGGCACGGGTAATCTTAGCCTGGACCCCTTGTTTACCGACGCCGCAAGTATGGATTTTACCTTGCAAAGCGGTAGCCCTTGCATAGATGCAGGTACGCCGGATACTACAGGTTTAAATATTGGTATTGCCGATCTGGCAGGCAAGGGAAGAATAGCCGGCGAGTCGGTAGATATGGGCGCCTACGAGTTCGGCAACGTGCTTCCCGTAACATTAATTTCTTTTTCGGCCAAACCGGTTGCAACTCATTCGGTAGAATTAGAATGGGCAACTGCACAGGAAACACAGAATGCGCGTTTTGTGATCGAGCGCAGCAAAGACCTTGTCTCGTTTGAGCCAGTGGTTGAAATCCGCGACGTCGCCGGTAATTCCAGCACATTACAAACATACAAAGCGGTTGATCCGATGCCCTATTCCGGTACAAGCTACTACCGTCTGATTCAATACGATATTGACGGTACGCGCACTGTGTCACGCATTGTTTCAGTCATCGCACGTTCTCGGGATTACGCAGTGTATCCGAACCCCGTTCAAAGCCAGTCTTTTCGAGTCAGCGTAGACGAACCGGTTACGGCCAAGATCGAAGCTCGTAGCGCATCGGGTCAGACGATACCTTTCAGGCGCAAACCCCTGGATACGCAAGCGGTGGAGATTTCACCATTAGCTTCTCTACTGCCGGGAACCTATTTGATAACAGTCCAAGAAAGAGCGGTCAAGCGTACTTTTAGCCTGATCGTCCAGTAG
- a CDS encoding nitroreductase family protein: MTNAVIETILSRSAAKYYDTTAVLSDEQIRELVQIGTTAPTSFHLQNWRFIAVRTPEAKARLRPIAWNQPAITEAAVTFIVVGQLVDTSVIPDRLAPLVAAGVMPASMVPEWEIPARDLYMAYPQRRRDEAVRTATFGAAAIIYAARSLGMGSTPMIGFDFDAVASEFGLADDEVPVMLLSVGPERPGNWKQKPRRPVEEVLDFA; this comes from the coding sequence ATGACCAACGCAGTCATTGAAACTATCCTAAGTCGAAGTGCCGCTAAATATTACGACACCACTGCCGTCCTAAGTGATGAGCAGATCCGCGAGTTAGTGCAAATTGGCACCACTGCACCGACATCTTTTCACTTGCAAAACTGGCGCTTCATCGCCGTTCGGACGCCGGAGGCAAAAGCCAGGTTACGTCCGATCGCCTGGAACCAGCCCGCTATAACCGAAGCTGCAGTGACTTTCATCGTTGTCGGCCAACTGGTTGATACCAGCGTAATACCTGACCGGCTTGCACCATTAGTGGCAGCGGGCGTCATGCCTGCGAGCATGGTGCCTGAATGGGAAATCCCTGCACGTGATTTATATATGGCCTATCCTCAGCGCCGCCGCGATGAAGCTGTACGTACCGCGACGTTTGGCGCAGCGGCTATAATCTACGCTGCACGCTCACTCGGCATGGGTTCTACACCAATGATCGGGTTTGATTTCGACGCAGTGGCCAGTGAGTTTGGGCTTGCTGACGATGAAGTACCGGTGATGCTGTTGTCGGTAGGGCCTGAGCGCCCTGGCAACTGGAAGCAGAAGCCCCGCAGACCGGTTGAAGAAGTACTCGATTTTGCATAA
- a CDS encoding peroxidase-related enzyme (This protein belongs to a clade of uncharacterized proteins related to peroxidases such as the alkylhydroperoxidase AhpD.), protein MPRIETPTPENVPADSKPTLDMFTKNIGFTPNMMATFATSPIAFNAWAVLFGSLSKALDVKTRDSIGLAVSEVNGCNYCLTVHSYTAQHMAKLPADEIILARKGHSSDPMRDAAVQFARKVIQTRGHVSDADFAAVRGAGYTDANIIEIVALVAMYSLTNLINNVSDPKKDFPPVALAGTI, encoded by the coding sequence ATGCCCCGAATTGAAACACCTACGCCTGAAAATGTACCGGCTGATTCGAAGCCTACGCTCGATATGTTCACCAAGAACATCGGGTTTACCCCAAATATGATGGCCACCTTCGCGACGAGCCCAATCGCATTTAACGCATGGGCTGTACTGTTTGGCTCTTTGAGCAAAGCGCTCGATGTAAAGACGCGTGACAGCATCGGTCTTGCCGTATCTGAGGTCAATGGCTGCAACTACTGCCTGACGGTTCATAGTTACACCGCTCAACATATGGCCAAACTTCCCGCTGACGAAATCATTCTTGCCCGAAAAGGCCATTCCAGCGATCCAATGCGTGACGCTGCGGTTCAATTTGCTCGTAAAGTAATCCAGACCCGCGGCCACGTCAGTGACGCCGACTTTGCGGCAGTCCGGGGTGCAGGTTACACGGATGCCAACATCATTGAAATTGTCGCTTTGGTGGCGATGTATTCGCTGACGAACTTGATCAACAACGTATCTGATCCAAAGAAAGACTTTCCACCGGTTGCACTGGCTGGAACAATATAA
- a CDS encoding SDR family NAD(P)-dependent oxidoreductase, translated as MDNKKVWFITGASKGLGLTLVKQLLAAGHQVAATSRNTASLTEAVSGQGDAFLPLSVELGSDENVAAAIQQAYRHFGRIDVAVNNAGYGIGGSMEELTDKETRDSFDINVFATINVIRHVLPIMRTQQSGHIINISSIAGIAPSMGWSVYGAAKHAVIGLTEVLADDVRPFGIKVTLIAPGAFRTNFNNPDSLVLSQQKIDAYAGIRSSQERFITTSGTQVGDPSKAAKVMMEVTEMAEPPLYLLLGSDAYARAFRKLDLLASSYQQWEALTKSTDFD; from the coding sequence ATGGACAACAAAAAAGTATGGTTTATCACAGGCGCTTCGAAAGGCCTGGGATTGACATTGGTCAAACAATTGTTAGCGGCAGGGCACCAGGTAGCGGCTACTTCCCGCAACACTGCAAGCCTTACCGAAGCAGTAAGTGGTCAAGGCGACGCATTCTTGCCGTTGAGCGTGGAACTGGGTAGTGATGAAAATGTGGCAGCGGCGATTCAACAGGCCTATCGGCATTTCGGCAGGATCGACGTAGCTGTCAACAACGCCGGTTATGGGATCGGCGGAAGCATGGAAGAGCTGACGGATAAAGAGACCCGCGACAGTTTCGATATTAATGTATTCGCGACGATTAACGTAATCCGCCACGTTTTGCCCATTATGCGAACGCAGCAGTCAGGGCATATTATTAACATTTCTTCCATCGCGGGCATCGCACCAAGTATGGGTTGGTCTGTCTATGGTGCCGCAAAGCACGCCGTGATCGGCCTGACAGAAGTACTTGCCGATGATGTCCGGCCCTTTGGTATCAAAGTTACCTTGATTGCGCCCGGTGCTTTTCGCACGAATTTCAATAATCCGGATTCTCTGGTGCTTTCGCAACAGAAAATCGATGCCTATGCTGGAATACGATCCTCGCAGGAGCGATTTATAACAACGAGTGGTACCCAGGTCGGCGATCCGTCAAAAGCGGCAAAAGTGATGATGGAAGTGACTGAAATGGCAGAACCGCCCTTGTACCTGCTTTTGGGAAGCGATGCCTATGCGCGCGCATTCCGTAAGTTGGACCTGCTGGCTTCGTCTTACCAGCAATGGGAGGCTCTGACGAAATCGACCGATTTTGATTGA
- a CDS encoding PLP-dependent aminotransferase family protein, with translation MIERLLEISFKKDGEHSPLYQQLESEIIQLICRGILKPGQALPSSRSLAESLKLNRKTVVATYEELDAQGWVETRERSGVYVSSSLPDTSERIIKENSKKLIRSRQPGYHQILKHPADAIAGTDRRMEIYAPGTRQPLYKIDDGFPDARIAPIEQLVREYRRLGKGRFTNQFLNYGPEHGSYRLRVELAKFLNRTRGMQITEKEVLITKGTQMAIYLAAQLLISRGDTVFVPEPGYFDANRTFQLAGGDLVFIPVDKDGMDVDMIERLCKRKVPKMIYVIPHHHRPTTVTMSAERRMRLMNLAYEYGIALLEDDYDFDYHFASDPLLPLASLDSAAHIIYVGSFCKSVAPGIRIGFMVAPEAVINEAATIRKLIDRQGDQLLEEAMAELLNTGEISRHIKKSHKVYQGRLDNTCRLLSERLGKYLTFERPNGGLAIWANYRENVSASAVALNAKKLGLQISDGRNYFFQPDNIMSDDFVRIGYCSLDEVEMAHAVDIWSRAFV, from the coding sequence ATGATAGAAAGATTGCTAGAAATTTCATTCAAAAAGGACGGTGAGCACAGTCCGCTATACCAGCAATTAGAGTCGGAAATTATTCAGTTGATTTGTCGTGGCATCTTAAAACCGGGCCAGGCCCTCCCTTCCTCGCGCTCGTTGGCCGAAAGTCTAAAACTCAATCGAAAAACGGTCGTTGCCACCTACGAGGAATTAGACGCGCAAGGCTGGGTTGAAACAAGGGAAAGAAGTGGTGTCTATGTGTCAAGTAGCCTACCGGATACCTCTGAACGTATCATTAAGGAAAACAGTAAGAAGCTAATTCGTAGCCGTCAACCTGGTTATCACCAAATCTTAAAGCATCCCGCCGATGCCATTGCCGGAACGGACCGAAGAATGGAGATCTATGCCCCGGGCACCCGGCAGCCGCTGTATAAAATCGATGACGGTTTTCCTGATGCTAGAATTGCGCCTATCGAGCAACTGGTGCGGGAATACCGAAGATTAGGAAAAGGCCGTTTCACTAATCAATTTCTGAATTATGGTCCCGAACATGGGTCTTATAGGCTCAGGGTCGAACTTGCTAAGTTTTTGAACCGTACCCGGGGCATGCAAATCACTGAAAAGGAAGTGCTGATTACCAAAGGGACGCAGATGGCCATCTATTTGGCCGCTCAGCTACTTATCAGTCGTGGCGACACAGTATTTGTACCTGAGCCAGGTTATTTTGATGCGAATCGAACTTTTCAGCTCGCTGGAGGTGATCTGGTTTTCATTCCAGTTGATAAAGATGGCATGGATGTAGACATGATTGAACGATTGTGTAAACGTAAGGTCCCCAAAATGATCTATGTTATTCCGCATCACCACCGGCCGACGACCGTCACAATGAGTGCAGAACGGCGGATGCGTCTGATGAACCTGGCATATGAGTACGGTATTGCATTGCTTGAAGATGACTACGATTTTGATTACCACTTTGCCAGCGACCCACTTTTACCTTTGGCCAGCCTTGATAGTGCAGCGCATATTATTTACGTTGGCTCCTTTTGCAAAAGCGTCGCTCCGGGCATCCGAATCGGGTTTATGGTCGCACCTGAGGCTGTAATTAACGAAGCCGCCACAATTCGTAAATTAATTGACCGTCAGGGAGATCAATTGCTGGAAGAAGCAATGGCTGAACTTTTGAACACCGGCGAAATTTCGCGGCACATCAAAAAGTCGCATAAAGTTTACCAAGGCCGTCTGGATAATACTTGCCGTCTGCTTTCCGAGCGATTGGGCAAATATTTGACTTTTGAACGGCCGAACGGCGGACTAGCGATCTGGGCTAACTACCGAGAGAATGTAAGTGCTAGTGCGGTTGCCTTGAATGCAAAAAAGTTAGGGCTACAGATAAGTGATGGCCGTAATTACTTTTTTCAACCTGACAACATCATGTCAGATGATTTTGTACGCATAGGCTACTGTTCGCTGGATGAGGTTGAAATGGCCCATGCAGTTGATATATGGAGTCGAGCATTTGTTTGA
- a CDS encoding NADP-dependent oxidoreductase encodes MKAIIVTNEAEGTAGMKLAERADPAAAMNEVVVQVHASGFTFDELAWPSTWTDRLDRDRTPSIPGHEFSGIVTALGYGTTGLSIGQRVFGLADWFRDGSLAEYIAIEARNLAPLPGDVDFTIGAALVMPGLTAFQGLFEHGRLQSGQSVIIHGAAGVVGSMAVQLARQAGAYIIGTGRASGRQTAHEFGVHEYIDLDNGTLEDVGNVDLVFDVLGGEITTPSAGVIRPGGTLVTIAGPTDARPIDGRTIDFIVEADRRQLTELVQRVREGKLKTNIGTIAGLDDAIAAFNPSSPAKGKTIIRVH; translated from the coding sequence ATGAAAGCGATTATCGTAACAAATGAGGCTGAAGGCACAGCCGGAATGAAGCTGGCGGAACGAGCGGACCCCGCTGCGGCGATGAACGAAGTAGTTGTTCAAGTTCATGCTTCGGGGTTCACTTTCGATGAGCTTGCATGGCCATCAACATGGACGGATCGGCTCGATCGTGACCGGACCCCGTCGATTCCCGGACACGAATTTTCCGGAATCGTTACTGCCTTGGGCTATGGGACAACCGGACTTTCCATCGGACAGCGCGTATTTGGCCTGGCTGACTGGTTTCGCGATGGCTCCCTGGCTGAATACATCGCTATTGAAGCGCGAAACCTAGCCCCACTTCCGGGCGATGTTGACTTCACGATCGGCGCTGCTCTGGTTATGCCCGGCTTAACCGCGTTTCAGGGGCTCTTCGAGCACGGCCGCCTTCAATCGGGACAAAGCGTAATAATTCATGGTGCCGCAGGGGTAGTCGGTTCAATGGCAGTTCAGCTGGCGCGCCAGGCGGGTGCTTACATCATCGGAACTGGGCGCGCGAGCGGTCGCCAGACAGCCCATGAGTTTGGCGTACACGAATATATCGATCTCGATAATGGAACGCTGGAAGACGTTGGTAATGTCGATCTGGTTTTCGATGTCCTGGGTGGTGAGATTACTACTCCGTCCGCAGGTGTCATTCGCCCCGGAGGGACGCTGGTGACTATCGCCGGGCCGACTGATGCGCGCCCCATCGACGGTCGTACGATAGATTTCATAGTTGAAGCCGATCGCAGACAATTAACTGAGCTCGTTCAACGAGTGCGAGAGGGCAAGCTAAAAACAAATATTGGAACTATTGCCGGCTTGGATGATGCCATCGCCGCCTTCAATCCTTCGAGCCCGGCAAAGGGAAAAACGATTATACGTGTACATTAA